A genomic window from Terrisporobacter glycolicus ATCC 14880 = DSM 1288 includes:
- a CDS encoding peptidylprolyl isomerase — translation MENKNPIVTIEMENGKTIKVELYPHIAPNTVNNFISLIDNNYYDGIIFHRVIRGFMIQGGCPQGTGMGGPGYSIKGEFNSNGFANNLIHERGVISMARTMMPNSAGSQFFIMHKNSPHLDGQYAGFGRVIEGMDVVDEIADTPVDRGDRPKSDQKIKTMTVEKFGVDYPEVEKM, via the coding sequence AAATGGAAAATGGAAAAACTATAAAAGTTGAACTATATCCTCATATAGCTCCTAATACAGTTAATAACTTTATAAGCTTAATAGATAATAACTACTATGATGGAATTATATTCCACAGGGTGATAAGAGGATTTATGATTCAAGGTGGATGCCCACAAGGAACTGGAATGGGTGGACCAGGATACTCAATAAAAGGTGAATTCAATAGCAATGGATTTGCAAATAACCTAATACATGAGAGAGGGGTAATCTCTATGGCAAGAACTATGATGCCAAATAGTGCAGGATCTCAATTCTTCATAATGCATAAAAATTCTCCACACTTAGATGGCCAATATGCTGGATTTGGTAGAGTAATAGAAGGTATGGATGTAGTAGATGAAATAGCTGATACTCCAGTTGATAGAGGAGACAGACCAAAATCTGATCAAAAAATAAAAACTATGACAGTTGAAAAGTTCGGAGTTGACTATCCAGAAGTGGAAAAAATGTAA